The Cervus canadensis isolate Bull #8, Minnesota chromosome 21, ASM1932006v1, whole genome shotgun sequence genomic interval CTTCTATAAAGAAGAACAAGGATTCTGACAGTAAGGAAGCagagatttttgaaaaaatatattttggttttaaaataaatacgGGATTACTATCTGAAAAACCAGAAATGACAATGAATAAGTAAACTATACAGAGTTgctgttattattgtttagttgctaagtcatgcccaacacttttgcaactccatggactacagcccccgcaggctcctctgtccatggagttctccaggcaagaatgaatactggagtggattgccatttcctactccaggggatcttctccacccagggatcgaacccacatctcctgcattggcagctggagtcttcactgctgagccaccagggaagcccagaatacgtgtgtgtgtgtgttagtcactcagtcgtgtccaactctgtgcgactccatgaactatagcccaccaggctcctctgtccatgggattcttcataTTCCCCAAAATATAGAGGTACAatttaaatattagaataaataaataaatcttccaGAGAATTCACTTTTCCTGGGACCCAGGAACTCAGTGCAATATATCTGCTTGGCACTTGCCTTTGCCATCTCTCTTTTATTTACCTATTTGGCCCTGATGTGCCACAcaacttgtggaatcttagttccccaaccaaggatcaaacctgggtccttaGCAGTGAAAGAGCCAAGTCTTTAAACTACTAGACTGCCAGGGGATTCCCCTTTGCCACCTAATCTtaattctgttgttcagttgttcagtcatatctgactctctgtgaccccatggactgcagcacgccaggctttcctgtcctttgctatcttccaaagtttgttcaaactcatctccatcgagtcagtgatgccatccaaccatctcatcctctgtcattcccttcttctgccttcaatctttcccagcatcagggtctttttcaatgagtcggctcttcgcatcaaatggccaaagtattggagcttcaacttcagcatctgtcctttcaatgaatattcagggctggtttcctttagtattgacttgGATCACCTTACAGTTCAAgcgactctcgagagtcttctccaacaccacagttcaaaagcatcattattCTAGTATATGTAGCCTTTTTCTCTTAGTTAAAAAAGTGCAAATGCAAAAGGGTGGAAACAGTGAACCTCCTTCTGTGTGATTTTACAGAACTGGTAAGACTCAGAAATAATTACAGATCTTCTGTTTTCAGATAAATGCTCAAAACTATGTCCCAAGAATTGATTCTAAAGTTCTAGTTTGGAAATATTCACAGACCTAAAGATTCTGGGGGCTCCACGTCTACCATCTGCCCATCAGCCTCTGAGAATCCACTGATGCTAAGGTGCTAAGCTAAAGTTTCATATGGCCTGTCTTGGCTTGGTACCCCGATATGAGTGTACTAAGTTCCTTTCACCTCATACCCCAACTAAAATAAGCCAGATTCATGTCTGGACTAATATAAATCTTCCCCAACATGTCTCCCTCCTCTATTCCATGTTGGGGAAAGTGACTTCTTCCCTTACAGGCAGAGATCCATGTGATCTTACCACCACACTTTTGCTTTTAATCGTCAACAGGCTGGCATTGTAGTCAGAACAAATCTCATCACTCTTCTGCCACGTTTTTGCCATGTTTTGTTTTAGGTAGCAGCTGTTGCCATGCCACATCCACTCCTCTGGACAAGGTTTACATTTGTGCTCTGGAAGAAGAGATCCCTTCGTTTGGTTGTGTAGATATCTTCATAATTCTTATTCCCATTgttctctcattaaaaaaaaataataaagcatatttACTTGCCTTTCTTCTTCTAACATCAAAAGTGGAGAAAATAAATCTTATGTTCCAGGCTCCCACATACAACCACAATGTGTCCAAAACATAATTTGAACACATTTGAAATTAAACACTTGGATTTCAATCTATTTTCTAGTTCAGGAGCCCTGAATAGCAATTAATTAACCTCCTTCTTTCCCTTTGTCATTTTGTACATTTCTACATGGCAATAAAGGCCAATCACAAGACAAACTGCCTTTTCCAACTAGAGCATTTCCAGCTCTTTGACTTGTTGAATATTCGGGAGACTTAAGATGACAATATGTTTTACTTATAATAACTATAGAAACtgttagaaatattaaaaaactagtTCCTCCCAATACCAAAGGTGAGACTaaacttggatttttttctatGAACTCTTATCAAACACTGAGTGAAATTTAGGAACAAGGTCATCTAGAAAATGGTGATATACCttctattgcttttctttttaaaaatcataaacagGTGatctgatttccctggtggtccaatgtttAAGAATCCAACTTCaaatgccagagacatgggttcaattcctggtcctggaagatttcatatgccatggagcagctaagcccatgcactacaactacGGAAGCTcaggctccacaataagagaagccactgcaatgagaagcctatgcaccgcaactagagtatAGCCCCTgtttgtcacaactagagaaagactgcacACAGCAGcaaaagactcagtgcagccaaaaatcatATAGTGCTCAGATGTGTCTTATGCgtgctcagctatgtctgactctttgcaaccccatggattgtagcctgctaggctcttctgtccatgggattttccccacAAGGATGCTGGCGtgcgttgccattttctcttcaggggatcttctctacccagggatcgaattcgcgcttcctgcattgtaggtggattctttgccactgaaccccacaggaaaataaattaaagaggTGGTCTATCCTTCCCTCCCTGTATTCTATTGACTTCAGTGCCCCAAATAGTAGTGGTAAATGTCAGATTAGAGAAACTACAGACCGTCTTATATTTTAGTAAGTATCATCTCTTGTTAATTTGGGGGATTatagttatttttctgtttttcttctaacTGCACAGAAACATCAATGGGTCTTCAATTGACCACATTTAATTCTTTCTTCCAAATAATAGTTTCCTGGGAAAGGCTGCTAGCTTCTGATGAAGTGATCAAGTGACCCCAAGATTTAGTTTATTGTCTAATAAATAActcagaaagaaataaaggattacctctgtgttttatatataacTCACGACATAATTTGGTGGCTATTTCTTCAAGTTTGATAGAAAGGTTCCTGATTTTCTGAGAACTATTTGTGTTCTGCATGAGTTGTAGAGACACATTTCTTTGAAGTTCTTCTTTGACATTTTGTAGCTTATTCAATTTTTCCATGCCTGTCTTCAAAGTTATGTAaacttcagatttaaaaaaaaagagagaaatgataaaaaaaaaactgtagtccCTCAGTGCAACCATCATCTCCTTTCTGCTGAATTAAGAATATTAAATGTCTAGGGAAGCAGTTATTTCACAGAAGTAAGGGAAAGAGACTGAGTACATATGACCCTATTTAGAGGACAAGAATCgaggcacagacatagagaacagacttgtggacacacctggggaaggaaaggtgggatgaattgagagagtcgcattgaagcatatacattaccatatgtaaaataaacagttATTTACATATAAGTGCTGTATATAACACGGGGAGCTCAAGTGATGCTCTCTGCTAACCTAGAGGGGAGGATGAGGcggtggaagggaggctcaagagggaggggatatacgcatacatatagctgattcatcctgttgtacagaagaaactaacataacattgtaaagcaaggatcttccaattaaaaataaaattttacatttaaaaaaaattaaataaatacaagtgattttcaattttaaaattttaaaaagagactgaGTACCATGTTGTAAccacctagtttttttttttttttccatttatttttattagttggaggctaattactttacaatattgtagtggtttttgtcatacattgacatgaatcagccatggatttacatgtattccccatcccgatcccccctcccacctccctctccaccagattcctctgggtcttcccagtgcaccaggcccgagcacttgcctcatgcatccagcctgggagttctaatgagatggatgaaactggagcccattatacagagtgaagtaagccagaaagataactACCTAGTTTTAAGTCCCTTTGTGGACGTATCACCTATTCCAAGGCTTCGATTCAAAGAGCAAAACTCACTTCTAAGTGTTTTCCCTGGCAGTAAAAACATAGGGAATACGTACACATGCCACCTAAGACTCCCAGGGCAGTCAGCAGCAGAAGGCACAAGAGAGTCACAGCCAAGGCTCTTTGACGCCATACGTGGGAAGGAACAGGCGGTTCTGCGGGAAGCAAAATCAGTAAAGACACTTAGAATGGTGTGCATTTTAATTCGATTCATGTGTTTATGTATGTTGTCTTTATTGCTTTCCTCATAGGTCTGTGGTAAAGGAATGTGTTTTGCTAGAAACtcaaaggcttttaaaaataactttttaaagactAAGTAAGTCAAGAAGAAGTCAAAAAcgttttgttaattgttttgcaTGCAAACTGGTTTTCAAAGCAGAAGCTTGGGATTGATAGGCTGAttcaagaaacagaagcaaaaatgggGCTGAAAAACAAGTGAGGATGTGCTGACctaaaggggaaagaaagggcttcccaggtggctcaatggtaaaaactctgcctgccGAGCAGGAGATGCATGAGGActcacagattcaatccctgggtcaagatgatcccctggagaaggaaatggcaacccactccagtattcttgcctgggaaataccatggacagaggagcctggtggctacagtccatggggtcaaaaaagagtcagatcttgactgagtgactaagcaacaacaacaaagggaaaggaaatccaaaaaagaagaaccatatgtatatgtatcgcagattcactttgctatactcctgaaactaacaccacagTGGAAGCAATttcactccaataaaaatcaataataaatctatgagaaagagaaagaaaaagaagtgagacCAATTAATCTGAAAAAGATGTATCTTGTCTGTACAAAATTGGGGAAACTGAGCAGCAAACAGCTAACAGCAAGGTCAATTTAAGTGTTCCTTCCTTGAGTTGACAAATGTGGGGTATCAGAGAAAGTAATTTCCTTTGTCTATGTTTCCCCCAGAAAATACTCAGAGTTTGGCTGTGGAACATACACGAGAAAGTATCCCTGTAATGTCTCTGGGTGTTCTCCCATCAGCCAGTTCTTAGGTAAGACTGAATAgtttcttcagaattttttcaTGCTCTGAGCAGCAAACTTTGattgaatgtttcttttttgttgaacTATGAAACTTCAGACAGATCATTtccctacttaaaaaaatacttgagaaattataaactttatattataaattaattgttATTAAATTCCTATGTTATTTAAATAATCATTACTTGTATAAATGGATACtagatatttcttaaaaatataattcagagATAACATAACCTTACTATACTTACTATACTATACTTATGTCCCTCATATCACAGTTGGTGATACTATGATACTGTGAAATATAGAGagaattgaaaatgaaatgtgaaacAATGTTTTTAGACCTTGGACAATAGTTGACACATGAAAGAATTACATAGTCAAGATCATTTCTAAAGTCAGAAGCATGACTTCAAGTGCTATTATTTTTACAGACTTTTTCTAACATATTTATGTATTCAGTTAATCAAAAGTTATTGAATATCTCTGTACACTGGACACTAGTCTGGATgctaataaagcagaagtgagcAAGACATACCAGTCCCTGCTTTCACAGGAGGCAAATTTTAATTATGAGAGAGTTAAGAGAGGTCTCTAACTCTTAAATGGTATGCACAGGTTTGAAACTGAGCTATATTATAAAGAGCATGTAGTTCAGAACTTATGGCCACTGGGAATGAAAAATTGGTGCAAAGAAATTGCAGATAGCAAGGACACCTAATTCAAAGACTCTAATTTGGAGAAAAGTTTTACCTGtttgataaaaacagaaaagattcaGAGTGGCTAAAGAATTGTGGCCAAGGTGAGAAATGATGCTAGAAGTGGTCAAAGGAGAAGTCAGGAGACAGTTTAGAGCAGAGATGTGACTGTCACCATGGGTCAGGGAGGAGGTCATCCATGACCGAAACAAGGATAATCCCCATGAAACACAGAGCAGAAACCTAGTCGAGTTagatgagaagagagagagagagatggataaCTAGGAGTCTGTGACCAGAGACAATGGGTTCAACAAGTTGAGTTGtggaaagagatgaagaaatgaagggaaaatggAGAGACTTAAGTGGTCAAGTGAGgattattttatgttaaaataggagtaggatatggcaacccactccagtattcttgtctggacaatcccatggacagaggagccaggtgggctacagtccaggggttacaaagagttggagacagcTTAACGACTAAATCACCACAGCCACCAAGAAGTATGTTGCTGCACCAGAAAGGGGTAATGAActaaaggagggagagagaatagTAAAGCAAGAGAGAAAGTTGAAAATTGTTGAAGACATGTCATTGAGGAGGATACCTGCATTGAAATTTAGAACCAAATGAGAAGATCTGGTTTTTGATGAGTAAAACAGGATATTGTAAATATCATCTAGAAGTGAGGCAGAGAGTATGAGTCAAATAAAGCAGGATAGAAATTTTGGTAATAGAGAGAAAAGGGGTAGAATGAAATGGAAGCAAAGCTTGTCAAATGaaatggacttccccagtggctcagtgataaagaatctacttgcaatgcaggagacacaggagatatgggttcaactcctgggtcaggaagattccctggagaaggaaatggcaacccactccactcttcttgcctgggaaaatcccatggacacaggagcctggtgggctacagcccatagagttgCACGTAGGCTACAGAGTTGGACGCTactgaacacacatatacatatactggCAAATGAGAGTAAACTGGGTTTGAGAGCTTGTGCATTTTTTACGTGGCAATGTTCAGCTGCTCAGGTGGGGCACAATGTGGGTAGATATTTAAGAATTggaatttttcaaggaaaaagcACAGGGAGGGAGTAAAGGAGACTAAGGGGTAGATGTTAAATAATACAAAgcttatattatataatataaactttAAGCTGAACAATGAGAAAATTAGACAAAATTGAGAAAGCCAACAAGACATGGATTTAAGATGTTTTTAGAATCAAAGAATTTCTGGAAATTTAGAATAAGGACAATTAGTATGACCGAAAATGAGATATAATGTGATGGGATATGTTAAGAGCAATTATGGTATATTAAGTTCATGATATGTTCTGTTCCTCTCAAAccatataaaaggagaaatatcaacaaggaAGTTGGCAGAAAGTATTGTAAAATCTTTAACTtccagtcctttaaaaaaaaaacacagcagttTGTATTAGAGGCAAAGGCCGCAGAATTAAACTGTTATCCCTTCTCAGGATTTACAATGCTGATGATAAATGGAcccaagaataaaattagaacttcAAAGAATGCTACATTTTGGTGAGAGGGAGAACAGCTAAAGACTACATGAGAATTTTTCTATTAGTTCCCTCTCCTAATTTCACTGCTTCTACCAACTTTTTGTGTTATCCATATCTACTGTTTAATTTACGCACACTGATTTTAAGTTTGCATGTTCTGGGACAGATTTCATCCAAAAGACTAAAAGCCAGGAGGTACAAGCTACATACAATTGGAGAAATACACGATTATGAATAAGATGGAGATTACAGTATAGAAAGTAAACACAAGTAGTCCATTTATCTCAGAAATAAATTagcattaaaaaatatcaaacttCTTGGCACAGGATGGATTTGAATGTGTCTCTTCTAATATTTCTttatctctcttcttcctttaatACTTGATGTAtcctttcatttaatttaatctcTTCCATATTTTAGTAAATTGGGAAAAGATCtccaaaaaaagtagaaaaatttttAGAGTTTAATATAGGCTCAGTTTggtaaaaaaattcaaatgaaattctCTAAagttcctctctgtctctctgtctctttgtctctctggTATCTTGTgcaccagacacacacacatacacactagcatttatttagaaaaaagaagGTACAAAGCCTTGACTTTCTTAGACAGCACATGTTCATTGTTCCATGGCTACCTTTCATGGGGAAAAATGTTTCACAATCCAGTCATATGAAAATATTATCCTATCATAATTATCTTGATTGTGATATGAAAAAACCCCATAAAATTTGTAAAAGATTAAGTGTCCAGTACATTGATCATTGCCTTAAAAAAACTTTACAGTCATTTTGTATGGACATTTTTGGTAATTTGGGTAAAATTAAGATgcttaattaaaaattcaaatagatCATTGTCAATTCACTAACATCCCAGGGGAACCTACTCTTAACACTTCTGCCACTTCGTACACCCTGACCACCTTACAACACATCTGTAGCTCAAAATCTTACCTTTTTTCTCAGATTTGTCAAACTTCTGAATATTTTCTGTCTGATTGGAGTCCTGGAATTTTAGATCTGCATAAGTAACTTCTTCAGACATTGATGTTATGCAAAGAAAGCCcagcaaactgaaaaaaaagagagagcaaatTAATAGAGTTGGATGATAAACAGCTGTGCTTTCAAATGTCTGTTCATAAGCCAAAGTTTAAACACATCtttaaacttctgttttttaaatccaCAGTACCAGCCACTCACAGCTCCGGAAATGAACTCAGAGAAGAACAGAgagcatttttcttcctcttatctcttccctttctcatttctctgaatcTACGGACCACagaaagtagtttttaaaatttgtttgggtATTATTAGCATTGTGCAAAGGAGCACAAATCAACATGGTGCAAATATAACATGGAGTTTCTTGGAGAAAAACtctcaaggaagaaaataacagaaaggaCACGGCCCTCAAACTCTCACCAGCGTACAGCAGTGACTTGGCATAGATATTCTGAATGTGTTTTGGCAAAGGTCTTGATAGAGAGATTTGCTTAGCTGGGAGATCACACAtgcacagagagagggagagcaaAAGCCCcagtgcagggcttccctggtggtccagtggttaagaatccaccttccaacacaggggacatgacttcaatccctggtcggaaaACTAAAATTCCACATTCGTTTAGTCgccaaagtcatgtctgactcttttgcaaccccatgaactgtagcctgccagactcctctgtccatgggaatttcccaggcaggaatattgaagtgggttgccatttcctcctccaggggctctaacctgaatctcctgtattgtaggtggattctttatcatgagCCACccattccacatgccgcagagcacttaagcccacgtaccacaactactgaacctgcatgcTCTGGagccatgcaccacaactagagagaatcccacatgccataactagagagtccgtgcactGCCAGCAAAGATCCCACGTGATacaatgaagatcccatgtgaGGGGACTGAGAGCCCatacaaatagataaataattttttttttttttaaaaaaaggaaaaccccaCCTCTACATCCTGATATACAGGTACAGGATAGCTTAAAAGGGCCGAGGAACACCTAGTTTCTCTAGTAACAAAAAATATACTAAGGAATCTAGAATAAAACCATACCAGGGAGTATGCATATTGATGGCTATGGTCAGTATACCAAAAGTCCCAGAAACAGCTTTGCAGGTCAGGAGATTAGCAGATGTTGGATCCTTGCCAAAAGGTCCATGAGACATTTGGTCTATGCCAAGTTTCTTGACATTTTCCTCCTATCCAAAATGTCTGTGACCATATATGTGCTGTGcagtgcttagtcatgtccaactctttgtgaccccatgtgtagcccaccaggctcctctgtccttggggattctccggacaagaacactggagtgggtttccatgccctcctccaggggatcttcctaacccagggatcaaacccaggtctcctgcattgtgggtgcatccttcacaagggaagcccaagaatactggagtgggtagactataccttct includes:
- the CLEC12A gene encoding C-type lectin domain family 12 member A isoform X2; amino-acid sequence: MSEEVTYADLKFQDSNQTENIQKFDKSEKKEPPVPSHVWRQRALAVTLLCLLLLTALGVLGGMFYITLKTGMEKLNKLQNVKEELQRNVSLQLMQNTNSSQKIRNLSIKLEEIATKLCRELYIKHREHKCKPCPEEWMWHGNSCYLKQNMAKTWQKSDEICSDYNASLLTIKSKSVVEFIKSLQLYNYWLGLSPRKDSTVYWTLDKIIPLNWFTRNTSVINDKMNCGYIHYESVYYTKCSDTRNIICEKLAQSVKIESMLMSAVLDRKK
- the CLEC12A gene encoding C-type lectin domain family 12 member A isoform X1; translation: MSEEVTYADLKFQDSNQTENIQKFDKSEKKEPPVPSHVWRQRALAVTLLCLLLLTALGVLGGMFYITLKTGMEKLNKLQNVKEELQRNVSLQLMQNTNSSQKIRNLSIKLEEIATKLCRELYIKHREHKCKPCPEEWMWHGNSCYLKQNMAKTWQKSDEICSDYNASLLTIKSKSVVEFIKSLQLYNYWLGLSPRKDSTVYWTLDKIIPLNWFTRNTSVINDKMNCGYIHPDTAEHKYSIMGENTEN